TGAAAACATTATTTAAAATCTTTATTCCAATGAAGCGGTTTATGAAAACGGAAAAAGCGAAATATGTGGAAAAATTTTTAGCGGAACTTTTTACGGAACGTGATGAGTTTGCAATCAAATATTTGTCAAAAGTATTCGTGCATTTTAAAATGGACTTTACGCCTGTACCTGTAATAAGTGAGGTTGCAGCTAAATCTATAAAAACACCAATAACCCTGTTTGCAGCTCAGAACGACACAATTTTTCCTGGTGCAAAGATGATTAAAAGAGCAAGAAAAATATTCCCTTCTTTAAAAAGTGTCCTAATGTTTGAAAATTCAAAACACGTTCAAAACAAAGCGCAGAATGAGTTGATTGAAAGTGCTATTTTGCAACAATAACACACAACACATTTACTAAATTTTGATTTCATCCTCTGTCTGCAGAAATGGATAGAATAACGGCTGCCTTGAGTTGAAAAACAGCCCTTGTAGAGACTCCTTACCTGTTTAAAACGGTAGGTTTCGTTCTCAATCAATAAAAAAATAAAGAAAATATTAAAATGGTAAAACTTATACTCATAGTAATAGCATTGGCACTAGAATATTGGTTCCAATAGAAAATCTATAAAAGGTAATGCTCTTCAAATTAGTTCCGATTTTTAAACCCGAACGACAGGCTTGTAGCCAGCACCTACTTTTGGTGTATGAAAAGAATAACCAAAGAAACAATGAGAGCAATAATAATAACGAAGTACGGTTCGCCGGAAGTACTTCAATTGCAGTACGTTCAAAAACCCATTCCTAAAGACAAAGAAGTTTTGGTACAGGTAAAAGCGGCTAGTGCAACTAGAGCCGATACCATGATGCGAAAAGGAAGCCCGTGGTTAGGAAGACTTTTTATTGGTCTAACAAAACCAAAACACCCTATATCCGGTACCGGTTTTTCTGGTGTTGTGGAAGCCATTGGTAAAGACGTTACAGAATTTGAAGTGGGAGATGCCGTTTTTGGAGAGTCAATTTTTGGAGCCGGGACAAATGCGGAATACGTTTGCATTCGGGAAGACGGCGTACTCACTATTAAACCCGAACAATTATCTCACAAAGAAGCGGCTACTATTTGTGACGGCTATTTAACCTCTTGGAATTTCTTAAAAGAGATCGCAGAGGTAAAACCGGGCCAGTCCGTTTTAATAAATGGTGCTTCAGGAAGTCTTGGTACTGCAGCCGTGCAATTAGCAAAATATATTGGAGCCGAGGTTACGGGTGTTTGTAGTGCCCAAAATGTAGATTTGGTTGCCACCATAGGAGCGGATAAAGTTCTGGACTATAATAAAATAGATTTTACCAAAACAGGAAAGATGTATGATGTTGTTTTTGATACTGTGGGTAAATCAAAGTACTCGTATTGTAAAAAGGCACTTAGCTTTAAAGGCATTTATCTTTCCCCCGTATTGAGTTTCTCTTTGCTAGTTCGGGTAGTATGGACGTCTATGTTCGGCCGTAAAAAAGCAAAATTTTCAGCTACGGGAACCAAGTCTATTCCGGCACTTCGATTGTTCCTCAATGAACTTAAAGAACTTTGGGAATCCAACCAATTAAAACCAGTAATAGATAGGTATTATACTTTAGAAGAAATAGGTAAAGCCCATGAATATATAGATATGGGACGTAAAAAAGGTAACGTAGTTATTCTTCTTTAATTTTGCTAAAATTATTCATCAATCAATCAACCTTCAAAAAAAATAAGGGCGAGAATAACTTCCAGCCCTTATTTCCATTACAATTTACGAAGATTTAATCCTCCTAAAATTCCAATTGCTAGTGTTATTAAAAAAGTGGGCAGTAATAGCTTAAACCAACTAAAGCTATAAACTACTTCATAAAACTTAGCTTCATGATTTTTCCAATCTACGGAATCCGCAGATTTGTTATCAAAAATTTTGGTGTAAAAACCTTGGCGTAAATTCTTATGGAATTCAGTCAATGATTTTAAGAAAGTTAAATGACTAACCATATCTGTGCCCGCTAGACTATTAAAGCTCAGTTGTGCATGCATTGTGGGTACAAACAGGGCTATTTTTTCACTTACAGCATTACGTAACATGATTTTTTCGGTCATTTCGGCACTTGTATTCTTTGCCGCAAAATCTCCCATGTATTGCATGCCGTAGTACCAAATCCAACTGAATTCATCTTCGGGAACAGGGTAGTTCTTGTACGCCGGATATTCTTTAATGAACTCGTTCATCGTGGCACCTTTTTCCAAATCCCACTTTTCATGGTAACCATCTCTTTGCTCTACCATGGCATCTAAGGCTTCTGGCACTTGATAGGTATTAATAACATAGTTATTCACTAATGCAGGAATTAAAATGGTCAGTACCACCCAAATGGAAATTAATGCCAAAGCATTAAAACTTGAATTCTTTAAAAAGGATACAATCCAAAAACATAAGGCACTCCAGAACATCACATACAAAACGCTCTGAATAAAAATTGCCCAGAAATTGGCGTTCACCGGAATTTGTAGCATAGCACTTGCCAAAAACATCAAGAAAATTAAAACAGCGAATACAAAGAGTATTCTCACCAGTAGTTTTTTGAATAAAAACTTTGCTTTTCCAGAGGTTTGAGCAGCCAATATTCGCCATGTTCCCAATTCTTTTTCTTCAGAATACAAATTGAAAGTCATGGCTATCAATACCAACGGAAACAAATAAATGATAACAAAGCCTAGATCGAGGTTGCCGGACATTAGTAATGACGGGTTCTCAAAATCGGTGTCATATTTTTGTGCTTCCAAGCCTCTAATGGTCACCGCTTGCAATAACGGATTAACATCGCTCTGCCCAATGGAAATTGCGTTTATATTTTGAGGTTTCTTTATGAGCGTAAAACGCAGGTAATATAAAAGCAAGCCTAAGTCTTCACTATGGTATTCCACGTTCTTTTTAATGCTTTCTTCTTGAAATACCTGTGCTGCAGCAATTGTCTTTTCCTGCTTTACCAAATATTGTTTTCCGATCAAGATGCTTATCACCCCAACGGTTAACAACAATATCAGACTAACCAAGAAAATTTTCGTCCTAAAAAATGATTTAAATAATAAACTATACATCTATATGGCTTTTAGGTTAGTGGATAATCTTAATAGTCCGAAAATGGAGAGAACGCCCCAAAGCACTAATGCCAATAAGGATATAAGCTCATTTTTAAAGACATCTGAAATGTTTAAAAAATGATACTCAAACGGAGGAAATTCTTTCCAATAATCACTGGATATAGTATTTGGTCCTTCTTTTCCTTTATTCGGAATTAAATCCATCTGCAATTGGTTCATTTCTTGCGCCAGCTTAAAACGATACGCTTCTGCCTTATCCTTAAAATGAAGGAAAGATTGAAAATCTGTACCCGAGAAAGCCATTGATAAGTTCTTGATTGCCGTATACGGATTTACAAATGCAGAATAGCGCTCTAGGTTATTCTGCTTTCCATACACTTCATACAAATCCTCCTGATGCTTTAAATATATTTTAGTGCTCATTGCTTCACCTTGAGACATCACAAAACCACCATAATTAAAAGGAAGGTCTTCAACATTTTCTACGTTATGGACACGTAATACGGAATCTTTCATGGCTTTGAAATGCGGATCATTAGGGTCATGACTATCTCCAATCTCAGCCAAATCGTGTTCCACTGCTGTTTCCATTTCTATTTTAGAAGGAGTAGGGTAAAGGTAGAACCCCATTGCTTGTAATGATTTTGGAACAATGATCACAAAAAGCAACCAGATGCCCAATAGTTTTACCAGTGCTCCTTTGGCTGTAGCACTAAAAGCCGAAACCAGAATGGTAATTGCACTCAAAATACCGAAAAACAGTAGATAAGCTACTAACAGTACAACATATCTTAATAGACTATCGGTATGCATGCTATCGTGTGACTCAATCAAAACAAAAAACAGAAGTACCAGAAATATAGCGCTTAGAAAAACAAGCGATAGACTCCATAAGCCCAGCCATTTTCCGAATACAATTTCTTTACGCGTTATACCTTGCCCAATCAACAGCTTTAAGGTGCCATTTTCACGCTCTCTGGCAATGGTAGCAAATCCTAAATAGAATATTAAAAGTGGTACGATTACTTTTAATAACATTGCCAGACTCACTTCGCCAAAACGTAACAAACCGGTAGACATACTGGCTTCTGAAAAATTGACGGTATTTTGTTTGTGAGCTTCCAAGAAAACGGCATTGCCCACAAAGTTTTCCATTCCCATATCAAACACACTTAACACGTGTTTTAATCTTAGGGCAAAAGAGCCATAGTGCGCCATACGGTGCGGATGTTTATCTGGATTGTTCTCCCAACTTTCTTCTACTTCATCTTGAATTTCATCTCGCGTAAAATTCTGGTCATGGTAATTCTCCCAACCACTATACGCGGAAAAAAGAAGTAGGCATAGCATTAAGGCAGAAGCAATCAACATGACCTTGGATCTAAAGGCATCTTGCCATAATTGACGAGCCAATAATTGAATTACATTTTTCCTCATTCTTAAAACTTATACGTTGCGTTCAACAATACATTTCTTGGTGCGCCAGGTCCTAATCTTGATGGGTTTAGACCACCTAACCAATACGTTTCATCAAATAAATTATTTAGCTTAAGGGTTAATTGCATACCGGTATTATTAGGCTTGTAATATACCGCTGCATCAAATACGGTATAGGAAGGTAATAATAGTCTATCTGTGTCGTACGTAGGGTTGTACCACGTATATCGTTCATCCATAAATTGAGCACCCAAACCGAAGCCGATACCTTTTAAGGTTTCATTTGTAAAATCATATCTCCCCCAAATATTCGCATTGTGTTTTGGAGCTCCTCCTATAGGTTCACCAATAAACTCTTCTATGGCATCTTCTACAATTTCAGCATCTGCAAAACCGTAAGATGCGGTAAGCTGAAAGTTAGATGATATATACCCAGATACATCCATCTCAAAACCTCTACTTCTTTGTTCACCTCTTGTAGTTAAATTGTCCAAATCATAGGTGTCACCTAAAAGGATATTTTTTTGAGTAATGTTGAAGATAGCTAGGTTGGCAAATATTTTCCCGTTCAAAAATTCTCCTTTTGCTCCAAACTCTGTTAAACTACTTTCAAGGGGATCAAATCTGCTTGGTGAAGTGGACCAAAAGAAACCTTCTGCCGTTGGCGATAATGAAACAGTATTAGTGTGTGGCTGAAAACCTTCTAAATACGTAGCGTATGCACTAACCGTGTTGGTAACTTCATAGGTAAGACCAAACCTAGGTACAATAGCATCATTTGTAAACTCTTGCTCATCGCCTTCATAATCAAAAATATCAGTGAAACGCTCATATCGCAAGTTCAATAAAGCAGAGAACTTACCTACTTTAAACTGGTTTTGAATATAAAAACCATTTGAGGTATTCAGGTTAGCAGGAATACTCAATTCTGCCAGATTATATGCATTTGTATTTCTAGCACCATTAAATGGGTCTGCTAAGTTAAAATGAGGTACTGCAGGTACAGGCATAGTTACACCATCTACCACCATTTGCTGAAAATTGGCTGCATTTGCAGGGTCATAGTTAGACTGACCACTATCTACTGTTAAGTACCTTCTGGCACGAAGAAATCCGGCTCCAATTTTTCTTTCCCAACGTGTAGCATCATAACCAACTAAAATTTTGTTGGTAATCTTCTCCGTTTCTATGTCGTACGTAAAGTAAGTGCTAAAGTTATCGGTTTCCCAATATTGTTGTCTTTCATCATATCGCATTCTAGCCAAGGTAGGAATCACATTTCCATCAATATCCACAGCTGTACCATCAACTCTATGTTCGGCTAAATCCTCATCCCAAGTTTGTTTCATGAACTGGGCATTGAAACCTAAGTTATCGGTTAACTTTTTACTGAAATTAGTCATAAAAATGAACTCTTTGTTTTTGTAATGATCGCTTGAAGCTCCTACATTCATGGTAATTGGCGTACTATTAATATCGTAATCACCATTAATAGCTCCAAAAATAGGCTGACCTCTATCTAAATTACCCACGGCATCACTGTAGATTAATTCTACGTTTAAAGATGTGGTTTCATTTGGAATATAGCTTAAGGAAGGCGAAAACAAAATGGCATTGTTGTTTACGACATCTCTAAATGAATCTGCCTCTTGTATTGCGGCATTAAAACGATATAAAAGCGTTTTAGATTCGTTTAAAGGACCGGTAAAATCTGCTGTAGCTCTTATGGTTCCAAAACTACCTGTGGTCAAAGAAACTTCACTACGTTTTTCTGTTAATGGTTTTTTAGTTACCATGTTTACCGTACCACCTGGATCGGCACTTGAAAAGGTAACCGATGACGGACCTTTTATAACTTCAACACGTTCTAAGTGGGAGGTAATAGGCTGTAAAAAATAGTATTGACGTGTACGCATGCCATTTAACACTTGTCCGTCATCACCTTGTGTAATACCACGAATGTTATAATGATTGTATAAACCCGTTACCGATACATTACTTACCGTTTTTACGGCATCTGGCACTTGAAAAGCAAGTCGGTCTGCAATTAACTCCTTTGTTACCGACGTTATCGCTTGCGGCAATTCTTTATTGGCAATTGCCACTTTGGTAGCCGAAAATGAATAATCGCTATTATAATCTGTTCTTGCTCTACCAATGACTTCTACCGATTGTAATTGCTCTACACTCTCTTGAAGGTTGATGGAGCCTAAATCGTATGTTTTGTTTTCATCAAATGTCTCTGTAAGGTTTAGAGTTTTCATTCCTATGTAACTTACCCTAATTTGGTAGGTTCCCAGTCCTGATAACTCAAAAGTGAAAGTTCCGTCTTCTTCTGTTATGGTACCGCCTTTGGCCGTAACATTTTCAAGATTATATGCAACTGTTGCTCCCATTATGGGAAGTCCGTTTGTATCCGTTATTTTGCCTTTAACCACAACTCTGGAAAAAGCAGAATTGAATGCTAACAGTGCTAGTATGAGTAGTACATTTTTTTTCATAATTCTATATAGTCTGTAAGTATAGTTGGTTTAGTTGCTCTGCGTTTATTTCACTGGCTTTTAATTGTTGTGCCAGAATACCTTCTTTCATTATTCCAATTGTGGTTCCTAATTCTACGGCATTGAAAATATCATGCGTAGCCATGAAAATAACCTTGCCCATAGCGGCAAGTTCTTTACAAATTTTAGTGAATTCAGCTGTTGCCTTTGGATCAAGACCAGAAGTAGGTTCGTCCATAAAAATGACTTCTGCATTCTTGGCAAGCGCAACGGCAATCCCTACTTTTTGACGCATTCCTTTAGAATAACCGGATAGTCTACTGTGTTGAGCATCTTTCTGTAAACCAGTTTTGCTAAGAAAGTCTTCTAATTCTGATGTGGAATATGAAAAACCGGCTAAGCGACTAAAGAAATTTAGGTTCTCAATACCACTTAGATTTCCATACAATTGAACGGTTTCCGGAATGTACGCTGTTAGCTGATTGGTATCATCCTTGCCTACTTCTTTATCACCGACAAAGGCTTGACCGCCATCCTTATTTATAAAACCTAAGAAAATATTGATGGTAGTAGTTTTTCCTGCTCCGTTTTGACCTAACAGACAAAATATCTCTCCTTTTGATACCTCAAAGGAAACGTCCTTCAATGCAACTTTTCCATTGTAAGACTTGGTTATATTTATTGCTTTAAGCATGAGTGTTCTATGAATTTAAATTGATTGTAATTTTTACGCATATGTACATCTTACTGTCTGTGACTATGACAGTAAAAAGAAAGCGTATTATTGTAGAAGAGTCACCCTGATAAAGGGATGTGCCCATATTTTTTAGCAGTATATCAAAGTATTAGCACCTCTTTTCCAAGAGAAAAAAGGACTGCAAAAGCTTAAATAAAGTGCTTATAGGACGTACGCACCCTATGAACAGGATGGTGAAAAAAATATGAGCTATGAGAACTGTGGGGGAGGCCTAGTAAAAAGGTTACTGGCCAAATGCCTATTGTTAAAAACAATATAAGGCGTGGTATTCGTAAATTTTGGTTCGGAAAAGTAATTTTCCTTTTGTGGTAAAACCGGATGTTCGGTTTTTAAAGCAGGAATGAAATTTACTACTGTGGTAATATCACAAAGCTCGCAGTGTTGAACGTCTTGTTCGTCTGCATGATGCGTTAGCGCATGCAAGCCTGCAACCTTGAACAAAAGCATCAAGGCAACATAAAACATGGCAATAAAACGTTTTACGTTTTGCATAAGAAGAGGCAAAAGTAAACAATATTCTAGATTATTTTGGTAGAAGCATAAAAAAGAAGAATGGCAATTCAAACAATTTTAATAAGGTGGAGTAACGTTCTTGGGAAATGCCAAGCTGGCAATGGAAATTCTAATAAGAGTATGGTTCTACGGGATTTTTTCATTGGCCTATTAAAAAAGTGTGGTCTTATAAAATTTGTTACTAGGGAAATTGAAATTGCTTTTATGAGTATCTTTAAGAGTGAAAATTGAAAACGTATAATACAGAAAATAATATAAAATTAGCCGCGTAACTACCATACAAGAAGTTCTTCAGCAATTAGACGTCATAATTGATACGGCTATTGCAAACAATAACTGCATAGGGTTGTTTGCCTATATATATAGAAGAACTCCGGCTCAGATTCTCAAAGAAGTGGAATTGGGAAGTTTTGAGGATAATGAACATATGGAGAAGTTTGATGTTGAATTCGCTAACTTTTATTTAGATGTGTATAACGGTTATGTAAATAATAGCAAAGTAAGTAAATCCTGGCAGTTTGCATTTGATACCCAAAAAGACTCATTAACCATTCTACAACATATCATGTTAGGCATCAATACCCACATTAATCTTGATTTGGGTTTAGCAGCAAGCGCTGTAATGCATGGCAAAGAAATTATTGTAAATAAAAAGTGATTCCTAATATCTCAAGTTTGAGATAAAAAGAATCACTTTGAAAACTGGTGTTTTTAAAATTCCAAACCTTGCTAAATATCAATCAAAATAAGAATACAACTCTTTTTTTAAGTTTTCCCATTGTCCCTTATCTCCGCTAATTATTTGACCTACTTCTTTTACTTTAGAAGTACTAAAACCTATAGCTTCTTTTATGCCAATATGTGGCGGTAAGGACAATGCACCACTATTCACAACAGCATCAATAATAAATGGTTTTTTACTTGCTTTAGCTTTTATAATAGCTGCATCGATATCTTCTGCATGCTCGACCCTAACACCATCACCACCACAAAGTTTAGCATATTCAGCAAAATTGACATTGGTTTCATGTAAAGCGTCTAAGCTTGCTGCCAAACCTGCTTCTTCCATTTCCAACTTAACAAAGCTTAATTCTGAATTATTGAATATTAAAACTTTAACCGGTAATTCGTGTTTAACGGCCGTTATAAAATCTTGCATAGACATATTAAAAGCTCCATCGCCACAAAAAGCCCATATTTCTTTGTTTTTATTCGCAAACTGAGCACCAATGGCAGAAGGTAAACCCACAGCCATAGAACCATGGTTAAAAGAACCGATAAGTCTTCTTTGACTATGAAAAGAAATATGATGTGCAGCCCATATGGCAGAAGTACCCGTTTCTACCGTAAAAATGGCATCATTAGCCGCATGCTCG
This genomic interval from Zobellia roscoffensis contains the following:
- a CDS encoding NAD(P)-dependent alcohol dehydrogenase; protein product: MRAIIITKYGSPEVLQLQYVQKPIPKDKEVLVQVKAASATRADTMMRKGSPWLGRLFIGLTKPKHPISGTGFSGVVEAIGKDVTEFEVGDAVFGESIFGAGTNAEYVCIREDGVLTIKPEQLSHKEAATICDGYLTSWNFLKEIAEVKPGQSVLINGASGSLGTAAVQLAKYIGAEVTGVCSAQNVDLVATIGADKVLDYNKIDFTKTGKMYDVVFDTVGKSKYSYCKKALSFKGIYLSPVLSFSLLVRVVWTSMFGRKKAKFSATGTKSIPALRLFLNELKELWESNQLKPVIDRYYTLEEIGKAHEYIDMGRKKGNVVILL
- a CDS encoding DUF3526 domain-containing protein, producing MYSLLFKSFFRTKIFLVSLILLLTVGVISILIGKQYLVKQEKTIAAAQVFQEESIKKNVEYHSEDLGLLLYYLRFTLIKKPQNINAISIGQSDVNPLLQAVTIRGLEAQKYDTDFENPSLLMSGNLDLGFVIIYLFPLVLIAMTFNLYSEEKELGTWRILAAQTSGKAKFLFKKLLVRILFVFAVLIFLMFLASAMLQIPVNANFWAIFIQSVLYVMFWSALCFWIVSFLKNSSFNALALISIWVVLTILIPALVNNYVINTYQVPEALDAMVEQRDGYHEKWDLEKGATMNEFIKEYPAYKNYPVPEDEFSWIWYYGMQYMGDFAAKNTSAEMTEKIMLRNAVSEKIALFVPTMHAQLSFNSLAGTDMVSHLTFLKSLTEFHKNLRQGFYTKIFDNKSADSVDWKNHEAKFYEVVYSFSWFKLLLPTFLITLAIGILGGLNLRKL
- a CDS encoding ABC transporter permease, translated to MRKNVIQLLARQLWQDAFRSKVMLIASALMLCLLLFSAYSGWENYHDQNFTRDEIQDEVEESWENNPDKHPHRMAHYGSFALRLKHVLSVFDMGMENFVGNAVFLEAHKQNTVNFSEASMSTGLLRFGEVSLAMLLKVIVPLLIFYLGFATIARERENGTLKLLIGQGITRKEIVFGKWLGLWSLSLVFLSAIFLVLLFFVLIESHDSMHTDSLLRYVVLLVAYLLFFGILSAITILVSAFSATAKGALVKLLGIWLLFVIIVPKSLQAMGFYLYPTPSKIEMETAVEHDLAEIGDSHDPNDPHFKAMKDSVLRVHNVENVEDLPFNYGGFVMSQGEAMSTKIYLKHQEDLYEVYGKQNNLERYSAFVNPYTAIKNLSMAFSGTDFQSFLHFKDKAEAYRFKLAQEMNQLQMDLIPNKGKEGPNTISSDYWKEFPPFEYHFLNISDVFKNELISLLALVLWGVLSIFGLLRLSTNLKAI
- a CDS encoding TonB-dependent receptor domain-containing protein → MKKNVLLILALLAFNSAFSRVVVKGKITDTNGLPIMGATVAYNLENVTAKGGTITEEDGTFTFELSGLGTYQIRVSYIGMKTLNLTETFDENKTYDLGSINLQESVEQLQSVEVIGRARTDYNSDYSFSATKVAIANKELPQAITSVTKELIADRLAFQVPDAVKTVSNVSVTGLYNHYNIRGITQGDDGQVLNGMRTRQYYFLQPITSHLERVEVIKGPSSVTFSSADPGGTVNMVTKKPLTEKRSEVSLTTGSFGTIRATADFTGPLNESKTLLYRFNAAIQEADSFRDVVNNNAILFSPSLSYIPNETTSLNVELIYSDAVGNLDRGQPIFGAINGDYDINSTPITMNVGASSDHYKNKEFIFMTNFSKKLTDNLGFNAQFMKQTWDEDLAEHRVDGTAVDIDGNVIPTLARMRYDERQQYWETDNFSTYFTYDIETEKITNKILVGYDATRWERKIGAGFLRARRYLTVDSGQSNYDPANAANFQQMVVDGVTMPVPAVPHFNLADPFNGARNTNAYNLAELSIPANLNTSNGFYIQNQFKVGKFSALLNLRYERFTDIFDYEGDEQEFTNDAIVPRFGLTYEVTNTVSAYATYLEGFQPHTNTVSLSPTAEGFFWSTSPSRFDPLESSLTEFGAKGEFLNGKIFANLAIFNITQKNILLGDTYDLDNLTTRGEQRSRGFEMDVSGYISSNFQLTASYGFADAEIVEDAIEEFIGEPIGGAPKHNANIWGRYDFTNETLKGIGFGLGAQFMDERYTWYNPTYDTDRLLLPSYTVFDAAVYYKPNNTGMQLTLKLNNLFDETYWLGGLNPSRLGPGAPRNVLLNATYKF
- a CDS encoding ABC transporter ATP-binding protein, with product MLKAINITKSYNGKVALKDVSFEVSKGEIFCLLGQNGAGKTTTINIFLGFINKDGGQAFVGDKEVGKDDTNQLTAYIPETVQLYGNLSGIENLNFFSRLAGFSYSTSELEDFLSKTGLQKDAQHSRLSGYSKGMRQKVGIAVALAKNAEVIFMDEPTSGLDPKATAEFTKICKELAAMGKVIFMATHDIFNAVELGTTIGIMKEGILAQQLKASEINAEQLNQLYLQTI
- a CDS encoding DUF2607 family protein; this encodes MQNVKRFIAMFYVALMLLFKVAGLHALTHHADEQDVQHCELCDITTVVNFIPALKTEHPVLPQKENYFSEPKFTNTTPYIVFNNRHLASNLFTRPPPQFS
- a CDS encoding DUF5995 family protein encodes the protein MQEVLQQLDVIIDTAIANNNCIGLFAYIYRRTPAQILKEVELGSFEDNEHMEKFDVEFANFYLDVYNGYVNNSKVSKSWQFAFDTQKDSLTILQHIMLGINTHINLDLGLAASAVMHGKEIIVNKK